GCGTTGCGCATCCCGAGCCGGATCGCGTTGTCGAAGGCCGTGACGGCGTCTTCGGCCAGGCCTCGCTCGAGGAGGAAGAAGCCGCGGTTGTACCACGCCTGTGCGAACCGGGGATCGATCTCGACAGCGCGTTCGGCGTGGTCCAGCGCTTCCTCGGTGTGGCCCCACTCCCACAGGGCGTACGCGAGGTTCGTCTCGGCGGTCGCGGCGTGCTCGGAGTCGTCGTCGATCCGCAGCGCCTCCTCGTAGGCGCCGACGGCGGCGTCGTACTCCTCGAGCCGGGCGTGGGCGGCGCCCTTGTTCACCCACGCCTCCTGTTTGAGCCGCTCGTCGTCGGCGAACCGTGCGGCCCGCTCGAGGGTTTCGGTCGCCTCCTCGAACCGGTTGATTCCCATGTACGAAAGGCCGATGTCGAGCAGTTCTTCGGCGTCCACCTGGTCGCTCGCCAGGTTCCGTTCGTCGAGGATGTCCGAAAGCACCCGCGAGTCGACGGGGTCGACCTTCGACGGGTCGACGGAGAGCTCCGGCGGGTCGAGCGTGAACTCCTCGTACTCCTCGTCGAACCCCTGTCCCGAGGAGAACTCGTGTTCGTCGCGCTCGTCGCGCTCGTCGGTCATACTACGGGATTGGCGGTGGTCGCGGGTAAGCGTTGCGTCACGTGTTTTTAGTCCCTTCCCGTTGTAGCTTCCAATATGAGACTCTTCTTCGCCGTCGACCTCCCGGATCGACTGGCCGACGACGTCGCCGCCGTCCAGGACCGGCTGCGCGATGCGGAGGGACTCAGGTTCACCGACCCGGCGCAGGCGCACCTCACGCTGAAGTTCCTCGGCGACGTCGACACCGACCGCGTCGAGGAACTCGAAACGGCCGCCCGCGAGGCGATCTCGAACGCCGAAGTCGAACACGAGGACGGCACCGTCGCACCCGTCGAACCGTTCGAAGCCGAGGTGGGTGGGCTCGGCGTGTTCCCCTCGGTCGAGTACATAAGCGTCGTGTGGGCCGGATTCCGGACGGGCGAGGCCGAACTGACCGCGCTCCACGAGGCGCTGGAGGCGGAGACGACCGCGCTCGGCTTCGATCCCGAGGACCACGAGTTCACCCCGCACGTCACGCTCGCGCGGATGGACGACGCCCGGGGGAAGGAGATCGTCCAGGAGGCAGTCACGGAAACTGATCCGACGATCGGCCGATTTCGGGTCGAGGACGTCCGCCTGAAGGAAAGCATCCTCACACCCGAGGGGCCGGAGTACGACACGGTAGCGCGGTTCGAGCTCTCGTAGCGACCCGCCGGCTCCAGTTCTCGGGCGGCCATCACTCGACGTACTCACAGACAATCCACACACACGCGAGAGCGAGGACGATCCCGGCGACGACGTCCAGCGCCCAGTGGATCCCCAGATACATCGTCGAGAACACGACGCCGGTCGCAAGGATCCCCGACAGCACCGTCCACAACGGGTAGACGTCGCGAGTCCGATACGCGAGCGCAGCCACGGTCACCGAAAGCGAGGTGTGCAGCGACGGGAAGACGTTGGATCTGATGTTGATCTGCGTGGTGAGATGCTGGAAATCGGGCGTTGTCGTGTACAGAAGCGACGTCACCATGTCCGGCATCACGTTCCGCGGGCCGTGTGCGAACACGATCGTGTACACGACGAGCCCGATCGCGTAGTTGAGCGTGTATGCCGCCAGCAGCCGTTTGAGCTGTGTGGACTCCTCGAGCGCCGCGTACGCGAGGAGAGGGAACACGAGCAGGAACGCGTAGCCGTACACGTACGTCCACGAGAGGAGACGCGTCGCTCCGTCGGTCGCATGTGACTGCAGCCACGCGACGAACTCCCCCTCGATGGCGAAGATGGTGCCCGTCAGATACAGCCCGTACAGCTGCGACACCGACTGGAGTCCCTCGCGACCGAACGCACTGATTACGAGGATAACCCCCAGCGCACCGACGTACGGGGCCACCTCCCTGAGATGGCCTGGAACCGTTCGAACGAGCCCTCGGAGTCGTCTGGGGCCGACGATCGTCACCCCAGCGACGACGACCCCGGCCGCGATGACGCTCACCAGAACGAGGACGACGCGGATGAGCGGGGAGAGTTCGGGAAACATGAGCACGTCAGGATTCCTCCGCGAGTAGTTCCCCGTCGTCACTGTAGCGATACCCCGCCTCGCCGAACGCTTCGCGGGCGCGTTCTTCGTCGAACTCGCCGTCAGGACCCGCGAAGAACGGCACGACTGGATCCTGCCCGTCCCATGAGAGGTCCGGCGGAACCCACCGTTGCTCCAGCGGACTCGTCGCCGGAACTGCGTAGCCGTCGAACACGTCGTCGACGATCTCGCCTTTGTCGAACAATCGGGCGATCGTAACGCGGAACCTGAAATTCGATAGCGGCGCGCGGCGGATGTTGAACCCGACGTGGTAGAGCGCCCGCGACCGGTCGCTCACCACGGAGGTCGCCGACGATCGAGCGGCACGTGGAAGCGAGTCAGTGCCGAGATTCGAAACCGTCGCGTCTGCCTCGTCTTCTGCCACCGACTCGACGGCGACCACGTCGGATGGCACGACGGTCAGGTTCAGGCGTTCGAAGGCCGGTCCTCCCTGAAACCGGTCCGGGATGTCGTCGGCAGCACCGACTGGATGGTCGGGGACCCGCTCGAAGACGACCTCCTCGCCCGCCGTCGCCTCCAGGAATCGGAGCTGCCCGGAGCCCACCGGCTCGTCGTTCGATCGAACGAGCGCGTCCGTGGTCTCGTCGTTCACTTCGATCCCGGCGATCGTCGCCGCCCCGGTGTACTCTCTCCAGATGTGTTCTGGCAACAGCGGCACGGTAAATGCCCTGATCGCCACTTCGGGACTTCCGGTTTCGAACCGAACGTCGAATGTCCGGTCATCGACCGGTTCCACGGATTCGACGAGTGACGAGCGTCCCCGAAACCTGGACGTCGGAATTGCCGATTCCGCCCGCCCCAGCGACGTATCCGCCAGAAACTCGTAGGTGAACGCGACGTCTTCGGAGTCGAGTGATTCTCCGTCGTGCCAGGAGAGTCCGTCTCGGAGTTCCCCTCGAAGAACCAGATTCTTTCCCTCTTCGCCAGGTTCCTCAACATCGGATCGTTCTCCGCCGGGTCGTCGCGTCCACCGCTCGAGGAGCCACGGTCGAAACTCGTCGTCGATCCGCCTGACCAGCGGCGCGTAAACCAGTTCGAGCAGGCTCCCGTGCCGCCGAAACTCCGCGGCGATCGGATTGCGGTTCTCCGTCAAGCGCGGATCGGTCGTCACGAGCCGCAGCGTCGGTTCGGTGTCGTCTCGGCGCGAAAGCGACAGGAGGTTTACCGGTTCGATCGGTCTGGGTTCGTGCCACTGATAAAAACGGGTTTCCCTGACGGCGCTGATCTCGTCGGGGAACGCGATCGACACGAACGGCTGTGATTCCGCGAGGCGGCGCTGGAGATCGGCTGCCACATCCAGGCGAACGGTGTCCCCCGACGTTCGCTGTCTGGTCAACAGCTCGTCTATGTCCGGATCGGCGTAGCCGAACGGGTTTTGCCACCCCGGCTCAGCACCGTATTTCGAATGCAACAGCGGGTACAGCGCGTCGGGATCGATTGCCGTCGTTTCGGGGAGCTGACCGACGTACACGTCGAAGTTCCGGTTCAAAAGCACCTGCCGATACAGCTGCTCTTCGGTCAGCGTGTTGATCCGGGCGTCGACGCCGACCGCGTCGAGGCGGTCCTCCAGGCTTCGAGCGATACGGACCGCGTTGGGATCGCTGTCGGCTGGCAACGTTCGAATCTCCAGTTCGAGTTGGTCGATCCTGTCGCGGCCGGCGACGGTCCTGAAGTCGCGAAGACAGCCGGCCGTCCCCGACAGCGCACCTGCTCCAGCCGCCAGAAGCGTCCGACGGGTCGCGGTGGAGCAGGTACTCTCGCACATTTGTTCGGAAGGGTGGCGATCCGTTCGAACCGCCAGATGTTCATCGTATTTCGACGGCGAGCGTATAATAGTGCTGTGGTGCCTCGGGATCAGCCGGGGCTACGGCTACCGGTGAAATCACCGGATTGCGTCGATCAATCGCTCGCCTTCCAGGTAGACGAGCCCGTGACGGTGCGCGTAGGCTGCGGCGTCGGCCGGCGACAGCGCGGCGCCGGACTCGTCGTCGAGCATCTCACAGACGACGACCGCTGGAGGCAGCTCCGCTCGCTGTGCCAACGCGAGCCCGAGTTCGGTGTGTCCCTCCCGATCCGCGAGCAGGTTCGGGGCCCCGCGCAGCAGGTGGACGTGTCCGGGGCTCCGGAACTCCTCTGCGAAGTCCGCCGCGGAGTAGGTTCCCGGGCCCTGAACCGCAGCACTCGCGGCGCCGGACAGCTCCCGGATCGTGAGCGCTCGGTCCTCGTCGGTGATACCCGTGAACGTGTCGCGGTGATTGACCGGAAGCGAGAACGACGACCGATCGTCGTACGCGAGGTCGTGGTCGCCGGCGGCCGGGTGGTCGATTTCGCCGGCGAGGAACGGCAGTCCGAACGTCTCCGCGACCGAATCAGAGAGCGCAACACAGACCAACCCCCCGGCGTCGTTTCGCATCCGTGCGACGTCGGCGGGTCGGACCGCCCCGGCGGGGTAGACGAGGTCCGTCTCTCCCTCCCTGTCGTCGAAGTCGTGGACCAACACCGGCTTGCCCGCCGAGAACGCCGCGACCGCCTCTTCGACGGTTCCCCCCTCGACGACGCCGTCGCCGAGTGCTCCCGAACTGTTGGGTCGTCGCCGCATTACACCACCCCTCCCTCGATGTCGGTGCCGTCGGCGGGTGTGCCGCCGTGGACCTCGACGATCAGTTCGTCGCCGTCGGACAGCTCGAGATCCTCCCGGAGCTTGACGGGGGCGATCAGTTCGAGGTTCTCCTCGTCGTGGTGGGTTCGCTCGGGAACGATGACGTGGGCACGATCGGCGTGTCGGGGATCGCCGGCGGTTCGAACGCTCGCGGGGTAACACGTCGCCGGACCGAACGTTCGTTCCTCGTCCTCCCAGCCGTCGATCGGAACGCCGTCGATCGACCGCAGCCCGGCGCGGGACCGGACGCTCTCCTCGTCGAGTTCGACGTTCAGCGTTCCCGGGAACGGCTCGTAGCCGAGTCGCTCTCGGAACTGTTCCATGTAGCCGGAAAGCGAGATGTAGTGGCGCCCCTCGCCCATCCCGCTTGTCACCCGTCCACGCAGCGTGATCGACCGTCGCCCCTCGAAGATCCGTCGGTAGTCGGCGTACTCGCGACGCAGTGCCGACTCCCCCTCGTCGGTCACCGCAATCCACTGGCCGTCGCTTACGACGTCGCGTTCGAGATGGTCGGCCGCCTCCAGCGCCTGGAGCCGGCGGGAGGCGGTCTGGTTCGACGCGTCGAGTCGATCGGCGAGCTCCGCACACGAGACTTTCACCGGACCGACGAGGCCGCCATCGAGGGCGACGAGCTTCAGCGTCGCCAGTTCGTCCTGCCCGACGGCGGGTACTGTCCCGGACATATCTCGACGTTGGCGGAGGTCGCGGAAAAGCGTATCGGATATGGAACGCGTTCCAAAAATATGATAACACCCCGGATCGATTCCGGGATCGTCCTGAACTGACCACCAGTTTCCCGTTTCGATTTCGTCTGCGGAACGTCTTAAGCAGTCCGCTTCGCGTCGTGGCGGCGCGTTCGTGGCACAGAACAGTTTCGGTTGGGGGCCACAGTCAGCCCTGTCGCAATCGGCTTCGGAAGGGCCTTTACTGGCCGCGGCAAACGCCCCTGCATGTTCAGGCAGTTCCGGTCGGACGTGGAGTCGGCCCTCGAACGGGCGCTCTCGGAGCTGGGATATCCGACCGACGATCTCGGGATCGAGGAGCCGCCGACGGACGTGGACGCGACGCTCGCCTCCAGCGTCGCCTTCCGGCTGGCGGGCGAAGCCGGGGCACCGCCGCCGAAGGTCGCAGCGGAGGTCGCGGGCGCGGTCGAGCCCACGGGGTACGTCGCGACCGCGACCAGCCAGGGGCCGTACGTGAACTTCACCACGACCGACGAGTACCTCACGGACACGCTGTCGGACGCCCAAACGGAGGCGTACGGCGCGCTTCCGGACCGGGACACCGCTGTCGTGGTCGAACACACCAGCGCCAACCCGACGGGGCCCGTCCACGTCGGTCGGGCACGAAACCCGATCGTCGGCGACGCCGTCGCCAACGTGCTCGCGTACGCCGGCTACGACGTCGACCGCCACTACTACGTCAACGACGCCGGACGCCAGATGGCCGTGTTCACGTGGGCCTACGAGACGTTCGACGAGAGCGATCTCGAGGCACCGCCCGCCCGCGATCGGATCGAGTACGACCTGGTGCGCTACTACCGGAAGGGGAACCACTACCTCGAGAACGCCGATCCTGACGAGGTTGCGGCCGCCGAGGAGGAGATCGCTGCGATCCTTCAGGGGCTCGAGGAGGGCAAAGAGGAGGTCTACGAGCGGGTCGGCGAGGTCGTCGACAGCGTGCTCGGCGGGATGAAGGAGTGTCTCGCCCGGCTTCCCGCGGAGTTCGACGAGTTCATAAAGGAGACGCGGTTCATGCGCGACGGCTCCACCGACGAGGTGGCGGAGCGACTCCAGGAGACCGACCACGCCGTCTACGAGGAGGACGCCTGGCAGCTCGAACTCGACGACTGGGGGATCGACAAGAACCTCGTGTTCCTCCGGTCGGACGGCACGTCGCTGTACACCACTCGGGATCTGGCCCACCACGAGTGGAAGTTCGACAACTACGACCGCGCCGTCACCGTTCTCGGGGAGGACCACAAGCTCCAGGCCGAGCAGTTGGACGCGGCACTGGAGCTGCTCGGCAACGACGTCGATCAGCTCGATCACGTCATCTACTCGTACGTGAACCTCCCGGAGGGGAAGATGTCCACCCGCCGGGGAACCGGCGTGATGCTCGACGATCTGCTCGACGAGTCGATCGACCGGGCGCGCGAGGAGGTACAAAGCCGGATGGACGACCGGATCCGGGACGACGAACTGACCGGCGACGACATCGAGCGGATCGCCCGACAGGTCGGCATCGGCGCCGTCCGGTACGACATCGTCGCAAAGCAGCCGACGAAGGCGATCACCTTCGAGTGGGACCGCGCGCTGGATTTCGAGGCGCAGTCGGCGCCGTACGTCCAGTACGTCCACGCCCGGTGTTGCGGGATCGAAGCGGAAGCCGCCGGGGCGGGAATCGAACTCCCCGACGTCGACGCCGAGGTATCCCCGGAACTGCTGGAAACTCCCGAAGAGCAGGAGCTACTCGCCGTCATCGCCCGGTTCCCAGCGTGCATCGAGGAGGCCGCAGACGAACTGGAGCCGCATCTGGTCGCCACCTACACCCGGGAGTTCGCCGAGACGTTCAACGCGTTCTACCGGGAGTGTCCCGTAGTGACCGCCGACGACGAGGCGACCGCCAGGGCCCGCCTCGCGCTCGTTCGCGCCGCCCGACACACGATCGCGAACGCGCTGTCGGTGCTCGGCGTGGAAGCGCCGAAATCGATGTAGGACGGAACTCAGACCGGCGCGTCGGTCACATAACTCAGACCGGCACGACGGTGATCTCCTGTCGCCGATCGATCGCGTCCTCGAGTTCTTCCGCGATCGCCGAGCCGCGGGAGACCTGGATGTCGCCGCCGCGCCCCACCGTCGCCGTAAACAGGTACTCGCCCCCGGCGCGGACTTCCACCGTCTCGCCGACGAACTCGTCGACGCGGATGACCACGTGTCGCGAGGTGATCTCCGGTTGGACGACGTTCGCGTCGGGGTCCGCGAGCTCCGCGCCGGAGCGGTCGGCGGCGTTCCCCCCGCCGGGGCGCTCGTCGTGAGTCCGCACGTCGATGTCGATCCCGAGGCGCTCTTCGATGTCGGAGATCCGCCCGCCACCTTTGCCGATGACATACGAGATGTCGTCCTCGTCGACGTAGACGACGGCGTTGTTTTGGCCCTTGAGCTGGACCTCGACGTGGCCCTGTGCGACCGACCGGATCTCCCGTTCGATCTCCTGTTTCGCGATCCGGCCCACGCCGGTGTCGTCCCCGTCCTCGTCGGAAAGCGGCACCGTCACGACCTGCCGGTTGAACGTGTAGATCTCGTACTCGGGGCGGCCGGTCTCGAAGTCGGTCACCTGGATCACCGGCCGGGCGAGGTCCTCGGCGGTGAGCCCCTCGGGCACCTTCACCGTCGTCTGGACGTCGTAGACGGTGTCGACCTGCCCGTCCTCGATGAACACGACCGTGTCGACGACCTGCGGGATCATCCCGAGTTCGACCCGCCCGACGAGCCGCTGGAGCGCGTCGATCGCCCGGGTGGCGTGGACGACCCCGACCATCCCGACCCCCGCCAGCCGCATGTCGGCGAACACCTCGAAGTCTTCGGTCTTGCGGACCTCGTCGTAGATCGTGTAGTCCGGCCGGACCAGAAGCAGCGAGTCGGCGGTTTTGGCCATCTCGCCGCCCAGCGCCCCGTACTGGGTGATGTCGGGGCCGACGTCGAGGTCCCTGGGCTTTTCCATCGTCTTGACCGCGTAATCGTTCGAATCGAGGAACTCCGCGACCGCCTGTGCGAACGTCGACTTCCCGGCGCCGGGCGACCCCGAGATGAGCATGCCTCGCTGGCGCTCGAGCAGCCGTTTTTTCAGCGGTTCCGCGTGGCTGTACTCCTCGAGTTCGGTCTTGACGATCGGCCGCACGGCGGTGATCTCGATCCCGTCGGCAAACGGCGGCCGGGCGACCGCGATCCGGAAGTCCTGGTACTGGACGATCGTCATCCCCGGCTCGGCCAGTTCGATGAACCCGTCCGGGCTTGCACGCGCGAGCGCCTCGATCGTGTCGGCCCACTCGCGCATCTGCTCTTCGGTGGTTTCCTCCTCGCCGATCCGCTGGTAGGTCAGTTCGCCGATTCGGCCGCGTTTCGCCTTCGGTCGTGTCCCCGTCTTCAGGTGGACCGACAGCGTCTCGTCGTCGAAGTACTCCCGGATCGGGAGGTCGTCGACCTGGCGGACGACCGGCTCGACGTACTCGACCTGCAGCCCTTTCGCACGGCCCACCTCGGCCTGGACGTAGTCGCTTGTGAGCAACACCGCGTCGTGGTCGGCGGCGACGTCCCTGATGAGGGCGTCGATCTCCCCCTCGCCGGCGGCGTCGCCGGCGTCCGGCCGCGGGCGTTCGCCGACGTACTCGGCTTCGATCTCGCCGTCCTCGACGAGATCGACGAGCCGCTGGAGCTCGGCGAGCCCCTCCCAACCGGTGTCGAGCCCCTCGTTGGCCTGCGCCTCGAGTTCGCCCACCACCGCTTCCGGGACGACGACTGTCCATCCGGCGTAGCTCCCGTCCTCGATCCGCTCGGACACGCGGCCGTCGATGACCGCGCTCGTGTCCGGAACAACGTTCATACGAGAAGATCCGACCGCGAGCGGTATAAGGATGTTACCTCCGAACGCCACGCCACCCCGTCTGGCGTGGGAGTCGCGCCGATTTCCAATTAGTCTCGCCGTGTCGTCCCGTCCCGCCGCCCCGGACCGCCCTGGCTACGGAGGAACTTCGGCAGCGAGAGGCTCTCCGGGGGCCGGTTTCGGTGCCGATTTCGAGCGCCCGAAGCCGGCCGTTCGCGCCCGGGTTGCCGAAAAACCGGCTCCCGTGCGAGGAGAAGGCATCGAGGAACTTGAGCCGCTCCGTCTCGATCGCGCGCTCGAACCCAAAGGAGAACCCGAAGGAGAACCCGGACATGTCTTCCGTGATCCCCTCGCGGGTTTCGTGCATACTGATGTACAGGCAGGTTTCGCCGTTCGCGACCCCCTCGGTGACGAACTGCGCACAGAAGGTCGTCTTGCCGCTGCCGGGTGCCCCCGTGACGACACACAGCCGCCCTGCCGGCAACCCCCATCGACGAGCCGGTCGAAACCGTCGATTCCCCGGATTTGCGGGATCACCGATCCACTCGGAGGGATGGAGTTTCCCACGGCTGCACTTCGCGAAAAAGAAAACAGCAAAGTCTAATGGTCTGGGTGTTGAATCGGCGACTGATGCCCACCGTTGAATACCTGAACTACGAAGTGCTGGACGACCATGGTTGGTCGATGGACGACGACGATCTGTTCGAAAAAGCCGCCGACGCCGGACTCGGCGAAGAGGACTACGGCAGCCTCGAAGTCAATCAGGGCGAGTACGTCCTCGAGGCCGCCGAGGCGCAGGGGTACGACTGGCCGTTCTCCTGTCGCGCCGGCGCGTGTGCGAACTGCGCGGCGATCGCGGTGGAGGGCGACCTCGAGATGGACATGCAGCAGATCCTCTCCGACGAGGAGGTCGAGGAGAAGAACGTCCGGCTCACCTGCATCGGGAGCCCGACGACCGACGAAGTTAGGATCGTCTACAACGCGAAGCACCTCGATTACCTGCAGAACCGCGTCATCTGAAAAACAGCGTACAACGTGCGTTTCAAACGCACAGTTTTTTGCGGCCGCAACAGTTGTAGCAACAGCTGCTTTCCGGATCGACTGATAATGATTATTCTCGGCCGTAACCGGACGATCGGCCCACCGGGTGGCCGACCGACCGGTAAATCGCTACAATAATCATTATGAGTTTACACCGATCTCTAGATTTATACGGTTGGGCAAACACGACTATCCATGGACATCCGGCAGCCGATAGGCGGCTGGACATTCGCCGACGCCCCGACCTCCTCGGACAGGAATACGTCCGCCGAGAAACCGACCGACAGCCACGTTCTCGCGCCGATTCTCACAACCGACGAGTCAAAGACCGCAGACCAACTCAAGATTGCTCGAACGCTTGCGCAAGCGACCAACATGCCGGTCCGTGTGACGTCGCCGACTGCACCCGGGCATCCCTCGACGACACTCGCACCCACAGCGCACGACGACCCCGACTCGGATCTCTCCAGTGAACTCACCGACCAGCTTCCGCGTTCGTCGAGGTCCACCGGTTCCGGACTCGTTGATGTCCATCGCCTGACCCGAACCGTCCACAACACGATCGCCGCGTCCAACGTCGACACAGTCGTGGTCCCGGGAGAGGCACCGACAAGCCTCCTCGCGGGCGACACCAGCGAACGCATCGCCACCCAGGCAGACTGTGACGTGCTGATTGTGAACGGCACAGCAGGGCTCGATACTGTCCCTTCGATCCTCCTCCCGATCACCGGTGGCCCTCACTCGGGGTTAGCAGTGGATATTGCTCGTCGCCTCGCCGTTGCATCCGACGCCTGTCTCGACGTGCTCCACGTCGTCGACACCAACGCATCCGATCGTCGTTACGAACGAGCCGAAGCCTACATCGAGGCTGCCGAACAGCGGCTCGATGATCTCGAGGGAACGAGGAGTTGGCTCCTCGAGGCGGACGACCCGATCGACGCGATCACTGAGCAGTCGGATTACTACCCCCTCACAGTCCTTGGCGCACCGACGACTGGGAGACTCCAGCGGTTCGTCTCCGGATCGACAAACCAGGCCATCCGCTCGAACGCGAATAACGTGGTCGTCTCTGTATACAACAACACTGGCCATCCGTCACTCGATGACTCATAGTCGAGACCTCCTCCGAAGCAGTCTTCACCAACGATCGGAGTATGTGCCGTTCGAAGGCTTTCCCGTCGATGACTCGTTGTCGATCGCGCGAATACGGTAGCGTTTGTGACTACTCGTAATAACTCAGCCGTTCGACCACTTCCGCGAAGGCAACGTTCTCTCGCACGTCCGTGATCTCGACGGTGACTTTTTCTCTCTGTTCCGTATCGGGGACGATGACGACAAACCCGCGTTCGACACGGGTGATACCGTCTCCTTGATCCCCGATGTCTTCAATTTCTACGGTGCGCTGTTCGCCTTCTTTCACGGGTGGCTCGGTCGAGTCATGGGTTTGCTTCGGTGGTGTTTCCGCCTGCGCTTTTGGTTCCGAAGGAGTAGACAGCAGGGCGACTCGGTAGGTACTTCCCTCATCTATCTCGCCAAGCTGGAGTTCTCGTTCGGGAACCTCAATAATATACGACCCGTCTCGTTGCTCGACCGTTGCGGAAAACAAACAACGCAGTTGATCCGAAATTTCCATCCTTTGATCCTCTTTCTCAGAAAAGCAGGCTACATCGTCTTGAGTCTGCCGGATACGTTAGTCTTCAACGTGGGACGATAGGTCCAGTCGTGGGGCGACGGAATCGTCCGTCTCGTCACTCGAGACGATCGTGTCCCTGCCGGATTCCACGAGGTGGAGTGCATCGAACGGCATGAATCCATGATCTTCGACTTGACCTCCTCCCACGACTGAAGTCGTGGGATTCCTCCGTTGGGATGTCGGCTATGCCGACTCCACAGAGGCAACTTTCCCCACCATTCGGCGGTGAGTACTCCGGTTTGTGCGCTCCTCTTTGGGACTTGTCCTCGCGGGGGAGTATGATGGCTCCGACCAGTCGTGGTCGTCCCACTCGAGGCACACGGGCTGGGCCATCATATGATCCAGTGCATAAGAAGTCAGTGGGGTGGAGTGATGGAGTCGCCGGCATCAAATCCGCTCGGTTCGGCCGTCGTCGACACGGTCGCCCATCGAATCAACGCCGGCACGGAGTTCCTTGAGATCCTGGTCGTGACCGTTTGACTCGATGAATTCGGTCATGCGACGACGGAGTCCCTCCACCCGTGCAGTACGGAGGACTTGATGGTCGAGTTCGGTACCCTCGTCTGTATCGTTCATAAGCGACTGTAGCTCATTAGTCGTTACAAAGGTTTGGTGTTGGCAAGATCACCGATTCGATCGGGATGAAAGCGGGTTCGATCGGGAGTCGAAGACCCAGAAAGCCCCCGTCCGCTCGACTCGCCGACCTCCGATACCGTGGCGGCGACGCCGCCCCGCGGCCCGGCCCCTGTCAATCCCGCCCGCATTGGTTGGGAGACGGTCGAGGTGGCTCGTTCGGCATGGTGTCGATCACGGAGCGAAGAGTCAGCGTGACGGGTGCAGGCGGTCTCCACCAGAGTTGTGGATCAGACACGTCACCAGAACGATCACGGTGCCGCTGTGCCGACACTCCCGTTCGGTCTTGCAAACGGGATGTCGATTTCGAGACCGTCATAGGCTAGCTTCGGCTTTTTCGCCTGGCCCGGTCCACCGCCTTCGAACTCAATGATGCCGATGTCCGCGAGTTCGGACAGGTTCCGATGGACCTGCTTGTAGTCTCGCTCTACCAGTTCGGCGGCTTCGCGGATGCTATCGGGTTGGTGTTCGGCGATCGTCTCCAGCAACTCCAAATTTTTCGGACTGAGGAGCCGACTGAGTTCAGCATACGATCCAAAGTTCAGGACCGGCTGGACGTCGTCGAGATCTTCGCCTTTCTGGGCGGCCGTGATGCGGCTA
The Halalkaliarchaeum desulfuricum DNA segment above includes these coding regions:
- the argS gene encoding arginine--tRNA ligase, with product MFRQFRSDVESALERALSELGYPTDDLGIEEPPTDVDATLASSVAFRLAGEAGAPPPKVAAEVAGAVEPTGYVATATSQGPYVNFTTTDEYLTDTLSDAQTEAYGALPDRDTAVVVEHTSANPTGPVHVGRARNPIVGDAVANVLAYAGYDVDRHYYVNDAGRQMAVFTWAYETFDESDLEAPPARDRIEYDLVRYYRKGNHYLENADPDEVAAAEEEIAAILQGLEEGKEEVYERVGEVVDSVLGGMKECLARLPAEFDEFIKETRFMRDGSTDEVAERLQETDHAVYEEDAWQLELDDWGIDKNLVFLRSDGTSLYTTRDLAHHEWKFDNYDRAVTVLGEDHKLQAEQLDAALELLGNDVDQLDHVIYSYVNLPEGKMSTRRGTGVMLDDLLDESIDRAREEVQSRMDDRIRDDELTGDDIERIARQVGIGAVRYDIVAKQPTKAITFEWDRALDFEAQSAPYVQYVHARCCGIEAEAAGAGIELPDVDAEVSPELLETPEEQELLAVIARFPACIEEAADELEPHLVATYTREFAETFNAFYRECPVVTADDEATARARLALVRAARHTIANALSVLGVEAPKSM
- a CDS encoding phosphatase PAP2 family protein, with translation MFPELSPLIRVVLVLVSVIAAGVVVAGVTIVGPRRLRGLVRTVPGHLREVAPYVGALGVILVISAFGREGLQSVSQLYGLYLTGTIFAIEGEFVAWLQSHATDGATRLLSWTYVYGYAFLLVFPLLAYAALEESTQLKRLLAAYTLNYAIGLVVYTIVFAHGPRNVMPDMVTSLLYTTTPDFQHLTTQINIRSNVFPSLHTSLSVTVAALAYRTRDVYPLWTVLSGILATGVVFSTMYLGIHWALDVVAGIVLALACVWIVCEYVE
- the thpR gene encoding RNA 2',3'-cyclic phosphodiesterase; this translates as MRLFFAVDLPDRLADDVAAVQDRLRDAEGLRFTDPAQAHLTLKFLGDVDTDRVEELETAAREAISNAEVEHEDGTVAPVEPFEAEVGGLGVFPSVEYISVVWAGFRTGEAELTALHEALEAETTALGFDPEDHEFTPHVTLARMDDARGKEIVQEAVTETDPTIGRFRVEDVRLKESILTPEGPEYDTVARFELS
- a CDS encoding DUF120 domain-containing protein encodes the protein MSGTVPAVGQDELATLKLVALDGGLVGPVKVSCAELADRLDASNQTASRRLQALEAADHLERDVVSDGQWIAVTDEGESALRREYADYRRIFEGRRSITLRGRVTSGMGEGRHYISLSGYMEQFRERLGYEPFPGTLNVELDEESVRSRAGLRSIDGVPIDGWEDEERTFGPATCYPASVRTAGDPRHADRAHVIVPERTHHDEENLELIAPVKLREDLELSDGDELIVEVHGGTPADGTDIEGGVV
- the ribB gene encoding 3,4-dihydroxy-2-butanone-4-phosphate synthase, translated to MRRRPNSSGALGDGVVEGGTVEEAVAAFSAGKPVLVHDFDDREGETDLVYPAGAVRPADVARMRNDAGGLVCVALSDSVAETFGLPFLAGEIDHPAAGDHDLAYDDRSSFSLPVNHRDTFTGITDEDRALTIRELSGAASAAVQGPGTYSAADFAEEFRSPGHVHLLRGAPNLLADREGHTELGLALAQRAELPPAVVVCEMLDDESGAALSPADAAAYAHRHGLVYLEGERLIDAIR
- a CDS encoding ABC transporter substrate-binding protein, with protein sequence MCESTCSTATRRTLLAAGAGALSGTAGCLRDFRTVAGRDRIDQLELEIRTLPADSDPNAVRIARSLEDRLDAVGVDARINTLTEEQLYRQVLLNRNFDVYVGQLPETTAIDPDALYPLLHSKYGAEPGWQNPFGYADPDIDELLTRQRTSGDTVRLDVAADLQRRLAESQPFVSIAFPDEISAVRETRFYQWHEPRPIEPVNLLSLSRRDDTEPTLRLVTTDPRLTENRNPIAAEFRRHGSLLELVYAPLVRRIDDEFRPWLLERWTRRPGGERSDVEEPGEEGKNLVLRGELRDGLSWHDGESLDSEDVAFTYEFLADTSLGRAESAIPTSRFRGRSSLVESVEPVDDRTFDVRFETGSPEVAIRAFTVPLLPEHIWREYTGAATIAGIEVNDETTDALVRSNDEPVGSGQLRFLEATAGEEVVFERVPDHPVGAADDIPDRFQGGPAFERLNLTVVPSDVVAVESVAEDEADATVSNLGTDSLPRAARSSATSVVSDRSRALYHVGFNIRRAPLSNFRFRVTIARLFDKGEIVDDVFDGYAVPATSPLEQRWVPPDLSWDGQDPVVPFFAGPDGEFDEERAREAFGEAGYRYSDDGELLAEES